One segment of Dermochelys coriacea isolate rDerCor1 chromosome 27, rDerCor1.pri.v4, whole genome shotgun sequence DNA contains the following:
- the PNPO gene encoding pyridoxine-5'-phosphate oxidase: MMRYAARSGLRVWAWLGFRPPGQVPAAAMDLGPLRKSYRGDEEAFEEKHLTSFDPIKQFAMWFEEAVQCPSIGEANAMCLATCTRDGRPSARMVLLKGFSQDGFRFFTNHKSRKGKELDSNPFASVVFYWEPLNRQVRIEGSVERLPEEESEHYFHSRPRSSQIGAVVSCQSSVIPNREYLRKKNTELEERYREGIVPKPAYWGGYILKPDVVEFWQGQTNRLHDRIVFRRLRDATAPTGLMTHKGEGNWVYERLSP; the protein is encoded by the exons ATGATGCGTTACGCGGCGCGGAGCGGGCTGCGCGTTTGGGCCTGGCTCGGCTTCCGTCCCCCTGGGCAGGTGCCGGCTGCAGCCATGGACCTGGGGCCCCTGAGGAAAAGCTACCGGGGGGACGAGGAG GCATTTGAGGAGAAACATCTCACCTCCTTTGACCCGATTAAGCAGTTTGCCATGTGGTTTGAAGAGGCCGTGCAGTGTCCCTCAATTGGCGAAGCCAATGCTATGTGCCTGGCCACCTGTACCAG GGATGGGAGGCCCTCTGCCCGCATGGTGCTCCTGAAGGGATTTAGCCAGGATGGCTTTCGATTCTTCACTAACCACAAGAGCCGGAAAGGAAAGGAGCTG GACTCCAATCCTTTTGCCTCAGTCGTCTTTTACTGGGAGCCCCTTAATCGCCAG GTGCGTATCGAGGGCTCAGTGGAGAGACTCCCGGAGGAGGAATCGGAGCACTACTTCCACTCCCGGCCCCGAAGCAGCCAGATCGGGGCAGTTGTGAGTTGCCAGAGCTCAGTGATTCCCAACAGGGAG TATTTAAGGAAGAAGAACACAGAACTGGAAGAGCGGTACCGTGAGGGAATTGTGCCAAAGCCTGCCTACTG GGGGGGATACATCCTGAAACCAGACGTTGTGGAGTTCTGGCAGGGCCAAACCAACCGCTTACATGACCGCATTGTCTTCCGGCGCCTCCGGGACGCCACTGCCCCCACAGGACTCATGACACACAAGGGAGAGGGGAACTGGGTGTATGAGAGGCTTTCCCCTTGA
- the PRR15L gene encoding proline-rich protein 15-like protein has product MAENYSWWKLTFLRKKKSTPKVLYESPDIYANENHQEATRTEVGSDGGADSEFNVRLEKIVDKNTKGKHVKVSNSGRFKEKKKVRSTLAENPNLFTAGEREEK; this is encoded by the coding sequence ATGGCAGAGAACTACAGCTGGTGGAAGCTCACCTTCCTGCGGAAGAAGAAATCCACCCCCAAGGTCCTGTACGAGAGCCCAGACATCTATGCCAACGAGAACCACCAGGAGGCCACACGGACAGAGGTGGGGAGTGACGGTGGCGCCGACAGTGAATTCAATGTCCGGCTGGAGAAGATCGTGGATAAGAACACAAAAGGCAAACACGTCAAGGTCTCCAACTCCGGGCGCTtcaaggagaagaagaaagtgcGATCTACGCTGGCCGAAAACCCCAACCTCTTCACCGCTGGCGAGCGGGAGGAGAAGTGA